From the Peromyscus leucopus breed LL Stock chromosome 8b, UCI_PerLeu_2.1, whole genome shotgun sequence genome, one window contains:
- the Drg2 gene encoding developmentally-regulated GTP-binding protein 2, translated as MGILEKISEIEKEIARTQKNKATEYHLGLLKAKLAKYRAQLLEPSKSASSKGEGFDVMKSGDARVALIGFPSVGKSTFLSLMTSTASEAASYEFTTLTCIPGVIEYKGANIQLLDLPGIIEGAAQGRGRGRQVIAVARTADVVVMMLDATKGDVQRSLLEKELESVGIRLNKHKPNIYFKPKKGGGISFNSTVTLTQCSEKLVQLILHEYKIFNAEVLFREDCSPDEFIDVIVGNRVYMPCLYVYNKIDQISMEEVDRLARKPNSVVISCGMKLNLDYLLEMLWEYLALTCIYTKKRGQRPDFSDAIILRKGASVEHVCHRIHRSLASQFKYALVWGTSTKYSPQRVGLTHTMEHEDVIQIVKK; from the exons CCACCGAGTACCACCTGGGCCTGCTGAAAGCAAAACTGGCCAAGTATCGTGCCCAGCTCCTGGAACCATCCAAATCAGCCTCATCCAAAGGAGAGGGCTTTGATGTCATGAAGTCAGGCGATGCCCGAGTGGCCCTGATTGGCTTTCCCTCTGTGGGTAAG TCCACCTTCTTGAGTCTGATGACCTCAACAGCCAGCGAAGCCGCGTCCTACGAGTTCACCACGCTGACGTGCATCCCCGGGGTCATTGAA TACAAAGGTGCCAACATCCAGCTCCTGGACCTTCCTGGAATCATTGAAGGAGCAGCACAAG GGCGAGGCCGTGGCCGGCAGGTGATTGCTGTAGCTCGCACAGCTGATGTCGTCGTCATGATGCTGGATGCCACCAAGGGAGATGTGCAGAG GTccctgctggagaaggagctggagtcTGTGGGTATTCGCCTGAACAAGCACAAGCCCAACATCTACTTCAAG CCCAAGAAAGGTGGCGGCATCTCCTTTAACTCCACGGTCACACTGACACAGTGCTCCGAGAAGCTGGTGCAGCTCATCCTGCATGAGTACA AGATCTTCAATGCCGAAGTACTCTTCCGAGAAGACTGCTCTCCAGATGAATTCATTGATGTGATTGTGGGCAACCGGGTGTATATGCCCTGCCTATAC GTGTATAACAAAATCGACCAGATCTCCATGGAAGAAGTAGACCGGCTAGCCAGAAAACCCAACAGTGTAGTTATCAG CTGCGGCATGAAGCTGAACCTGGACTACCTTCTGGAAATGCTTTGGGAGTACCTGGCCCTCACCTGCATTTACACCAAGAAGAGAGGGC AGAGACCAGACTTCTCAGACGCCATCATTCTCCGGAAAGGGGCCTCTGTTGAACACGTG TGCCACCGCATCCATCggtccctggccagccagttcaAGTATGCCTTGGTGTGG GGTACCAGCACCAAGTACAGCCCGCAGCGGGTAGGCCTGACTCACACCATGGAGCATGAGGACGTCATCCAGATTGTGAAGAAGTAG